The following is a genomic window from Paenibacillus sp. FSL R5-0766.
AAGTTTTTTGAAGCCATCCTGGTGAAGATGGGGGAGTACGAGTTCTTCAAACGTAGCCAATCGCCCACCACCATGAATGTTAGTGATGATTTTGCCTGGGGCAGCAATACGTCCCAGAACACCTGTTGTTTCCCAGTTGTGTTGCAGATTTTTCTGAGTTAACACACGCAAGTCAAAAGGCAAATTTTCATGCTTCATCAGCGAGATTCCCTGTTGAATGATATATTCACGTTCCTGAATACGATCATTCAGTGCTCGTTCGAGTTCGTCCAGGGAATGAAATGATCTCTCCTCTGTACCGTATTGGAGTTGATATGTTGTTGTGAGATAGGTATCTCTGGAGATAACAGCACTTGCTTCGGGTTCATCAGGCAGGTTCCGATCATTGGTTTCTTCCGAAACCTCTGCATCTGTGGTGGAATCTTCGGAATTAACAACAGGTTCGTATAAACGGGTTGTTCTCACCCGCATAACGCCATTACCGTAAGTGCCACGGTCCGGTTTGATATAGTTGGACTCAAATAACTCAGTCATTCGTTCCAGAGTTTGACGGCTATATTTTCGGGTCACTGGGATATATTCATTCACAATGCGACTGCGTTGTAACACAGCTGTTTTGGCCCATTTGCTGGAGACGCGTTGGATACCCAAGATTCATCAGTCCTTTCATGTTTTGTTCAGTTCTAAAGAGGGACAGACACGGAGAAATCAAAGGACAAGAGACGATTTCAGTGGTATAATAGAGAAATATGGCGTTTTGTGCGATGAGCTGCACAATTTGCAGTTTGATCGTAGGACGGGAATGGCTTTAGCCTCGGTAGGCACAGTACATATGCCGTTTTTCTAGCATTGTATGTGCAATTGGGGAGGAAGGCAGGGCGTATCCCCAGACACGCGGAAGTTCCCGGAAGAAAGGCTATTGCCCAGCGGACGTTTAATTGTGTAACTTTTGTGAAAGTAATATAATAAAGAGTAGCGTTCTTGCGCGGTTTTAGCCTTGTTAGGCTTTTCACATATAATCAACTTTTTTGCATGACGGAATGGAACGTTTGTTGAAGGACAAGAAGGAGGTCCAGCATGGCGGAAGAAATGAACTCTCAGATTACAGATCGGGATATAGGCGTCGAGATGCGTGAATCGTTTATGGATTATGCGATGAGCATCATCGTTAGCCGTGCCTTACCTGACGTGCGTGATGGATTGAAGCCGGTTCACCGGCGTATCCTGTACGCGATGTCAGAGCTCGGCATGACACCCGATAAACCACATAAAAAATCAGCCAGAATCGTCGGCGAAGTTATCGGTAAGTATCACCCACACGGTGACTCTGCTGTTTACGAGACGATGGTACGGATGGCACAGGATTTCTCCCTGCGTTATATGCATGTAGATGGACATGGTAACTTTGGATCGGTCGATGGTGATATGGCAGCAGCCATGCGTTATACCGAAGCACGTTTGTCCAAGATTGCTATGGAAATGCTCAGAGATATCAACAAGGATACGATTGATTTCCAACCAAACTATGACGGAGAAGAACATGAGCCAATCGTTCTGCCTGCTCGTTTTCCTAACTTGCTTGTCAATGGGGTCGGCGGGATCGCGGTAGGTATGGCTACCAATATTCCTCCTCATAACCTGGGTGAGGTCATTGATGGTGTACAGGCCATGATTCAAAATCCGGACATTACATCCATGGAACTCATGGATTACATTCAAGGACCAGACTTCCCTACGTCCGGCTACATTTTGGGCCGTTCAGGCATTCGCCAGGCGTATCAGACCGGACGTGGTTCAGTAACGATGCGGGCCAAAACCAACATCGAAGAGAACAACAACAAGGCACGAATTATCGTTACAGAGTTGCCTTATCAGGTAAATAAGGCGAGACTTGTTGAGAAAATTGCCGAGTTGGTACGTGATAAAAAGATTGATGGTATTACTGACCTTCGTGATGAGTCTGACCGTAATGGTATGCGAGTTGTAATTGAGCTTCGCAGAGACGTGAATCCGGGGGTTGTCCTGAACAACCTGTACAAACATACATCCATGCAATCCACTTTCGGGATTAACATGCTTGCGATTGTTAATAAAGAACCTAAAATTCTGAACTTGCGTGAAGTGTTGTATCACTACCTGCAGCATCAGATTGAGGTTATTCGCAGACGTACGCAGTTTGAACTGAAAAAGGCTGAAGCTCGTGCACACATTCTAGAAGGTTTACGTATTGCGCTGGATCATATCGACGAGATTATTACGTTGATTCGTTCATCCAGTAATGCGGATGCAGCAAGAGAAGGTTTGATTGAGCGCTTCTCACTCAGTCATGATCAGGCTCAAGCTATTCTCGATATGCGTTTGCAACGACTCACAGGTCTGGAACGCGAACGTATTGAAAATGAATATAACGAACTGATGGTCAAAATCAGAGAGTATCGCGAAATTCTGGCCAATGAGCATCTGGTGCTTGAGATTATCAGTACGGAGCTGCAAGAGATCCGCGACCGCTTCAGCGATGATCGTCGTACAGAGATCACGGTAGGTGAAGAGAGCATTCTGGATGAGGACCTGATTCCACGTGAAGAGGTTATCATTACGATTACTCATACAGGCTACGTGAAACGTCTGCCGGTATCCACATACCGCAGCCAGAAACGTGGTGGACGTGGGGTCGTGGGTATGGATACGAAAGATACCGACTTTGTCGAGCATCTGTTTGTGACCAACTCCCACAATTACCTCATGTTCTTCACTGACAAAGGTAAAGTGTACCGTCTCAAAGCTTACGAGATTCCAGAGCTTGGACGTACCGCACGGGGAACGCCGATTATCAACCTGATCCAGATCGAGCAGGGCGAGTCGGTCAATGCCGTAATTCCGGTCCAGGAATTCGAAAGTGACAGATACTTGTTCTTTGCTACCCGCCAAGGGGTTGTGAAGAAGACGCCACTTGAGGATTACACCAATATCCGCAAAGGCGGCTTGATCGGTATTTCCTTACGTGATGATGACGTTCTGATCGATGTTAAGCTGACCGATGGATTGCAAGAGATCATCATGGGTACAGCTCACGGAATGTCTATTCGATTCTCGGAAGGTAACGTACGTTCCATGGGACGTAGCGCAACCGGGGTCAAAGGGATTACATTGGATGAACAGGATGCTGTTATCGGCATGGATGTAGTTGATAAAGAGCTTGATGTTCTGATCGTTACAGCCAAAGGTTACGGTAAACGTACACCTGTCAGTGATTATCGGATGCAGACTCGTGGCGGTAAAGGGATCAAGACTATTAATGTCACAGAGAAGAACGGCTCAGTAGTCAGCCTCAAAATGGTTAAAACCGAAGAGGATCTGATGATTATCACGTCCAGTGGTACGTTGATCCGGATGAGCATGGAAGGCATATCCACTATGGGTCGATACACGCAGGGTGTGAAGCTGATTCATATTCGTGACGAGGATTCAGTAGCTACAGTCAGCCGAATTGACAAAAATGAAGAGGAACCAGACGATGAGTCGCTTGAAGGCTTGGAAGGCGAGGAGTCCCAAGCTCCGGAAGTAAGCTTGGAAGAAGGCACCGTTTCTGACGCTGAGGTTAATGAAGTTGAGGGCGACGACGATTCCGGTTCGGAAGCATAAAATAGAATTTTATAAAGACTGATCTCTTTGAGATTGGAAGAAGATTGCGAGGGCTCCCACCGGGAGCCCTTTTGTCTGTATAAAGGAATCTCTTCTTTTATTCTTCCGAATCTGGGATGTACAGCCTGATTCCTGAGTAATATAATGGGAAATATCATGAAAAACCGGGACTATGGTCTTGTTTGTATTAACATAGAAGAACGATGAGTGAGGGGAATACACATGGGATTAATCACCCTGTCAGAAGTCAAACCAGGACTCAAACTTGGGAGTGATGTGCAAACACTTCGCGGCAACGTTCTGCTTCAGAAGGGAAAAGTCATTTTACCCAAGGATATGGAAGTGCTCAGAGCCTTTATGATTCAACAGGTAGATATTGAACAAGAAAGAATGGCGTCGAGTAGTACAGGAACCAAAGGTGCATCTGTGTCCGCAGGAAGTTCTGCGAATGACAACAATGGTGAACGGGCTGGGAAGACAGGAAACGTCACCACAGCTCCTGTAGTAACGTCTTTGCAGGATGAGTATGAGAAGATGGTCGGACTAACGAAAAATGCTTTCCTGTCCTCTCTGGCGGCTGAATTACCGGTCTATGAGTTACGTACACAGTTGGAGGCTGTGTTTGCACATCTCAAACAATATAATGTGCTTACCTTCAGTCCACGAGTAATGCAAGAACATGATTATGTATATCATCATGCCGTACTGAGTGCGATCACATCCTATCAACTGGCTCAATGGATCGATCTCCCCTCCAAGGATTGGATGCAAGTGGCTTTTGCAGGCTTGTTCCATGATATTGGTAACAACAAGGTAGATCCGCAGATTCTCCATAAACCATCCACGTTGACGGCTACAGAGCAGGAAGAGATTCGTCAGCATACGAAATATGGTTATCAGATCCTTAAACAGGCAAAGGCCATTAATGAGGGAGCCAGACTTGCAGCTTTGCAGCATCATGAAAAAGTGGATGGATCAGGCTACCCGTTGCAGCTTAGTGGGACTCAGATTCATATTTATGCCAAGATTGTAGCTATCGCTGATATTTTCCACGCCATGACGCTGGAGAAGATCTACCGCAAGGCACAGTCCCCATATCTAGTCCTGGAACAGATCCAAAGTGAGGCATTTGGGAAGTTGGACCCTGCAATCGTAAGTGTATTTGTTCAACGGTCGACCCAGATCCATAATGGCATCCGAGTAAAACTCAGCAATAACCAGATTGGAGAGATCGTATTCTCTGATCGAGATCATCCTACACGGCCTATGGTGTCAGTAGAAGGAAACATCATTAACCTGATGCAGCAACGGCAGCTTCACATCCAAGAGGTTATCGGGTAACAGTAGATATTACAGTGACTTGATGAGAGGGCCTTTCTTTTATAGAGAGGCTCTTTACGTGAGATAAATGTGCAAATGTAGAAAAACCAGAAAGATTATAGAAAGATATATAATTAATCAAAAAAAGACTTGCATTCAATATCTGTACATGGTATATTCTAATTCCGGCCAAGAAAACACGGTTTACACGGTGCGGCAAGCGAATGAAATAAGCTTCGAAAGAAACTTGAAAAAAGAGCTTGCAAAGTTGGTTCGGATGTGATAAGATATAAAAGTTGCTGAAGAGAACGACATTTGGTAACAAAATAAGTTTGATCTTTGAAAACTGAACAACGAGTGAGTAAACATTCTGCTTGCAGAATGAACGCGAAAGTTGAAAACAAGCCTTGGCTTGGATCGACTGGAGCACAAATGAGATTTTTAATCTCGTCAGATTCAAAATGAGCTTATCGCTCTTTTCAATACTTTATTGGAGAGTTTGATCCTGGCTCAGGACGAACGCTGGCGGCATGCCTAATACATGCAAGTCGAGCGGAGTTGATAGGAAGCTTGCTTCCTTGATACTTAGCGGCGGACGGGTGAGTAACACGTAGGCAACCTGCCCTCAAGTTTGGGACAACTACCGGAAACGGTAGCTAATACCGAATAGTTGTTTTCTTCGCCTGAAGAAAACTGGAAAGACGGAGCAATCTGTCACTTGGGGATGGGCCTGCGGCGCATTAGCTAGTTGGTGAGGTAACGGCTCACCAAGGCGACGATGCGTAGCCGACCTGAGAGGGTGATCGGCCACACTGGGACTGAGACACGGCCCAGACTCCTACGGGAGGCAGCAGTAGGGAATCTTCCGCAATGGGCGAAAGCCTGACGGAGCAATGCCGCGTGAGTGATGAAGGTTTTCGGATCGTAAAGCTCTGTTGCCAGGGAAGAACGCTTGGGAGAGTAACTGCTCTCAAGGTGACGGTACCTGAGAAGAAAGCCCCGGCTAACTACGTGCCAGCAGCCGCGGTAATACGTAGGGGGCAAGCGTTGTCCGGAATTATTGGGCGTAAAGCGCGCGCAGGCGGTCATTTAAGTCTGGTGTTTAATCCCGGGGCTCAACCCCGGATCGCACTGGAAACTGGGTGACTTGAGTGCAGAAGAGGAG
Proteins encoded in this region:
- a CDS encoding YheC/YheD family protein is translated as MGIQRVSSKWAKTAVLQRSRIVNEYIPVTRKYSRQTLERMTELFESNYIKPDRGTYGNGVMRVRTTRLYEPVVNSEDSTTDAEVSEETNDRNLPDEPEASAVISRDTYLTTTYQLQYGTEERSFHSLDELERALNDRIQEREYIIQQGISLMKHENLPFDLRVLTQKNLQHNWETTGVLGRIAAPGKIITNIHGGGRLATFEELVLPHLHQDGFKKLRTELYRLGIHTAVQLQTSFPRLKEIGIDIALDEAGRPWILEVNTLPGIYAFGLLPDKEAYRKIKRYAIAYGRLPSKKGKSSRPSPRAQASSAKKRVRR
- the gyrA gene encoding DNA gyrase subunit A, which gives rise to MAEEMNSQITDRDIGVEMRESFMDYAMSIIVSRALPDVRDGLKPVHRRILYAMSELGMTPDKPHKKSARIVGEVIGKYHPHGDSAVYETMVRMAQDFSLRYMHVDGHGNFGSVDGDMAAAMRYTEARLSKIAMEMLRDINKDTIDFQPNYDGEEHEPIVLPARFPNLLVNGVGGIAVGMATNIPPHNLGEVIDGVQAMIQNPDITSMELMDYIQGPDFPTSGYILGRSGIRQAYQTGRGSVTMRAKTNIEENNNKARIIVTELPYQVNKARLVEKIAELVRDKKIDGITDLRDESDRNGMRVVIELRRDVNPGVVLNNLYKHTSMQSTFGINMLAIVNKEPKILNLREVLYHYLQHQIEVIRRRTQFELKKAEARAHILEGLRIALDHIDEIITLIRSSSNADAAREGLIERFSLSHDQAQAILDMRLQRLTGLERERIENEYNELMVKIREYREILANEHLVLEIISTELQEIRDRFSDDRRTEITVGEESILDEDLIPREEVIITITHTGYVKRLPVSTYRSQKRGGRGVVGMDTKDTDFVEHLFVTNSHNYLMFFTDKGKVYRLKAYEIPELGRTARGTPIINLIQIEQGESVNAVIPVQEFESDRYLFFATRQGVVKKTPLEDYTNIRKGGLIGISLRDDDVLIDVKLTDGLQEIIMGTAHGMSIRFSEGNVRSMGRSATGVKGITLDEQDAVIGMDVVDKELDVLIVTAKGYGKRTPVSDYRMQTRGGKGIKTINVTEKNGSVVSLKMVKTEEDLMIITSSGTLIRMSMEGISTMGRYTQGVKLIHIRDEDSVATVSRIDKNEEEPDDESLEGLEGEESQAPEVSLEEGTVSDAEVNEVEGDDDSGSEA
- a CDS encoding HD-GYP domain-containing protein — protein: MGLITLSEVKPGLKLGSDVQTLRGNVLLQKGKVILPKDMEVLRAFMIQQVDIEQERMASSSTGTKGASVSAGSSANDNNGERAGKTGNVTTAPVVTSLQDEYEKMVGLTKNAFLSSLAAELPVYELRTQLEAVFAHLKQYNVLTFSPRVMQEHDYVYHHAVLSAITSYQLAQWIDLPSKDWMQVAFAGLFHDIGNNKVDPQILHKPSTLTATEQEEIRQHTKYGYQILKQAKAINEGARLAALQHHEKVDGSGYPLQLSGTQIHIYAKIVAIADIFHAMTLEKIYRKAQSPYLVLEQIQSEAFGKLDPAIVSVFVQRSTQIHNGIRVKLSNNQIGEIVFSDRDHPTRPMVSVEGNIINLMQQRQLHIQEVIG